A single Hyperolius riggenbachi isolate aHypRig1 chromosome 12, aHypRig1.pri, whole genome shotgun sequence DNA region contains:
- the LOC137540965 gene encoding paraneoplastic antigen Ma2-like has translation MPTTPGYPPASFYTDMGKLMENLVTNSFQPISYGYRKLRVCSGQIPVPSGEDDFETWIDQAAQALDEWEVSDTVKRQRIVESLRAPASDVVRNLKRDQPGCTATECLDALREVFGQIESCADLIHRFGHTYQEEGERLSTFVTRLDKILHQVIQKKGMAQDNASEALLTQILKGAQPLDPIMLKIQMRDRSDLFTYSKLIKAIREEETLLSAKSQKMTTSAGSGRSSGSASVYLAQTPLEAPGEMDSKTPSTAEALTQAITQMVQSNSTLQQAFTEIQRSMMQVIETQAGMQQSMADLQRAIAHPTPEGSQLSRGIKSRRYSAGVECFNCGQTGHYRAQCPKPRHSRTLTEEVRQALQDLLPAKPAENFRGPW, from the coding sequence ATGCCCACCACCCCAGGATATCCACCCGCTTCCTTCTACACTGATATGGGAAAACTGATGGAAAATTTAGTGACAAATTCATTCCAACCTATCAGTTATGGGTACAGAAAACTGAGGGTTTGTTCTGGGCAGATACCTGTCCCATCCGGGGAAGATGACTTTGAGACCTGGATAGACCAGGCTGCACAGGCCTTAGATGAGTGGGAGGTCTCAGATACAGTCAAGCGACAGAGGATTGTAGAGAGTCTACGTGCCCCTGCTTCAGATGTTGTCCGGAATCTTAAAAGAGACCAGCCGGGTTGCACTGCCACAGAGTGTCTGGATGCCCTTCGTGAAGTTTTTGGGCAAATAGAAAGTTGTGCTGACTTGATACATCGGTTTGGACATACCTACCAAGAGGAAGGGGAACGCCTATCCACCTTTGTCACTCGCCTGGACAAGATCCTACACCAAGTAATCCAAAAAAAAGGAATGGCACAAGACAATGCAAGTGAGGCTTTATTGACTCAGATCCTAAAAGGTGCACAACCTTTAGACCCTATCATGCTGAAAATTCAAATGAGAGACCGAAGTGACCTTTTCACCTACTCAAAACTGATTAAGGCCATTCGAGAGGAAGAGACACTGTTGTCCGCTAAGTCCCAGAAGATGACCACCTCTGCTGGTTCTGGGCGAAGTAGTGGTAGTGCATCTGTGTACTTAGCACAAACCCCCTTGGAAGCTCCGGGAGAGATGGACAGTAAGACCCCTTCTACTGCTGAGGCCCTCACTCAGGCGATAACCCAGATGGTGCAGTCAAATTCCACTTTACAACAAGCTTTTACTGAGATTCAGAGATCGATGATGCAAGtgatagagactcaggcagggatgcAACAGTCCATGGCGGATCTGCAGAGAGCTATTGCACACCCTACCCCAGAGGGCTCACAGCTATCCAGAGGAATAAAGAGTAGAAGATATTCAGCCGGAGTAGAGTGCTTTAATTGTGGGCAAACTGGACATTACCGAGCCCAATGCCCTAAACCCCGGCACTCTCGGACCTTAACAGAGGAAGTGCGCCAGGCCCTACAGGATCTTTTACCTGCCAAGCCGGCGGAAAACTTCAGAGGGCCCTGGTGA